One Gymnogyps californianus isolate 813 chromosome 11, ASM1813914v2, whole genome shotgun sequence genomic window carries:
- the SPATA5L1 gene encoding ribosome biogenesis protein SPATA5L1, translating to MLTDLLEGFYQSTAQFMAQFKAAVDQKRFRKQRPQRRRRREREGRRCPAPSQCACSAVAHARETPRPPVSAARPLRGSWSARPVSRGGWEWRAAAAGRAGLALAERGGTPRKSAMEAAALKLLLLDPGDEGTQRCRVGPATLSFLGARIGAPLRISLPTGRCLCTAWPRHDLADGYLQVDLTCRTAGVTARDLKGLTLDVGQLKLLAYCQLKKVTVKAVLKSAALKKSTPKAVLQETLRELLRNVYVSLHYIVTVAPNLENPVVYIEILSVDPLMDEAGLITPQTSIKIKEVVTLEWYRHVSEDTAKTSIAGLDDVGKSLKEMIDLPFRFPKTFKKLGLSVPNGLLLIGPPGVGKTLMVKAVAKEVGAYLFCISGPALYGSRPGEGEENLRRVFEKGREMSCEGPTVLFIDEVDSLCPKRGRSNNAPEDRIVAQLLTLLDGVGSEGKMVVIAATNRPDALDPALRRPGRFDREIIIGTPTLTQRRSILRLLTSSMPISTDVNLVKLAEMTTGYVGADLTALCREAAMQAVFHSSLDSTATVINMADFQEAFKKIQPSSFRTAIGLTECKPVTWEQIGGLEDVKLKLKQSIEWPMKFPQAFARMGLSHPKGILLYGPSGCAKTTLVKAVATSCHCSFLSVSGADLFSPYVGDSEKILSQVFRQARANTPAIIFLDEIDSILGSRSHFKMGHGVSERVLSVLLNELDGIGLKVTERRGSKLQLEGQCQEQSDEERKLEYQETLNKDFMVVAATNRPDMLDDALLRPGRLDKVIYIPPPDLKGRLSILKICTEKIPLDTDVSLQDVAVLTDLFSGADIENLCKEAALLALQENGLEATAVKHEHFVKSLRTVKPSLNIKDLEFYEKFYNQELAS from the exons ATGCTGACAGATCTCCTGGAAGGTTTTTATCAAAGTACTGCACAATTCATGGCACAATTTAAGGCAGCAGTGGACCAAAAA CGCTTCCGAAAGCAACGCCCGCAGCGGCGCCGGAGGCGGGAGCGTGAGGGAAGGCGGTGTCCCGCCCCGTCCCAGTGCGCGTGCTCCGCTGTGGCGCATGCGCGGGAGACGCCGCGGCCGCCTGTCAGCGCGGCGCGGCCTTTGCGCGGGAGCTGGTCCGCCCGTCCGGTTAGCCGCGGGGGTTGGGAGTGGCGGGCGGCCGCAGCGGGCCGGGCAGGCCTGGCGCTGGCGGAGCGTGGG GGAACGCCGCGCAAGTCCGCGATGGAGGCGGCAGCCTTAAAGCTGCTCCTCCTGGACCCGGGAGATGAAGGCACACAGAGGTGCAGGGTAGGGCCTGCCACCCTCTCCTTCCTGGGAGCCAGGATCGGCGCCCCGCTGAGGATCTCTCTGCCTACTGGCCGGTGTTTGTGCACGGCGTGGCCCAGGCACGATTTGGCGGACGGGTACCTGCAGGTGGATCTGACCTGCAGAACCGCAGGTGTAACTGCGAGGGACCTGAAGGGCCTCACGCTGGATGTCGGCCAGCTGAAGCTTCTGGCGTATTGCCAGTTAAAAAAGGTGACTGTGAAAGCGGTCCTTAAGAGTGCTGCGCTGAAAAAGTCGACTCCCAAAGCAGTGTTGCAGGAGACACTCAGAGAACTGCTAAGAAATGTTTATGTTTCACTTCATTACATTGTTACTGTTGCCCCAAATCTCGAAAATCCCGTGGTGTATATTGAAATATTGTCTGTAGACCCTTTGATGGATGAAGCTGGACTGATAACCCCCCAAACAAGCATAAAAATTAAGGAGGTGGTCACTCTTGAATGGTACAGACATGTATCAGAAGACACTGCAAAAACTTCAATTGCAGGACTAGATGATGTGGGAaagtctttgaaagaaatgatTGATCTGCCTTTCCGCTTTCCAAAAACTTTTAAGAAGCTAGGGCTTTCTGTCCCAAATGGATTGCTATTAATAGGGCCCCCAGGTGTAGGGAAAACTCTTATGGTAAAGGCAGTAGCAAAAGAAGTGGGTGCATATCTGTTTTGCATCAGTGGCCCAGCCCTCTACGGTTCAAGACCAGGAGAAGGTGAAGAGAATTTGCGAAGAGTCTTTgaaaagggcagagaaatgTCGTGTGAAGGCCCAACCGTTCTCTTTATTGATGAAGTTGACTCTTTATGCCCAAAGCGAGGACGTTCAAACAATGCTCCTGAAGATCGTATTGTTGCTCAGTTGCTAACACTACTGGATGGTGTAGGTAGTGAGGGTAAGATGGTCGTTATAGCAGCAACAAACAGGCCTGATGCCTTAGACCCTGCACTGAGAAGACCTGGCAGATTTGACAGAGAG ATTATTATTGGGACCCCAACACTTACACAAAGAAGATCCATCCTGCGGTTGCTTACATCTAGTATGCCGATTTCTACAGATGTTAATTTGGTTAAACTGGCAGAAATGACAACTGGGTATGTTGGAGCTGACCTTACAGCActctgcagagaagctgctaTGCAGGCTGTGTTCCACAGCTCTTTG GATTCAACTGCAACAGTGATTAACATGGCAGATTTccaagaagcttttaaaaaaattcaaccaTCCTCTTTTCGAACTGCAATTGGACTAACAGAGTGTAAACCTGTCACTTGGGAGCAAATTGGTGGTCTTGAAGATGTGAAATTAAAGTTAAAACAG AGTATCGAGTGGCCTATGAAATTTCCTCAGGCATTTGCTAGGATGGGCCTGTCTCATCCAAAGGGTATTCTTCTCTATGGGCCGTCAGGGTGTGCCAAAACCACACTGGTGAAGGCTGTGGCCACAAGTTGTCACTGTTCCTTTCTCTCTGTAAGTGGTGCTGACCTTTTCTCACCTTACGTTGGAGATTCAGAGAAGATTTTGTCTCAG gtttttcgCCAAGCAAGAGCAAATACTCCAGCAATAATATTCCTAGATGAGATTGATTCTATCTTGGGATCTCGGTCACACTTCAAAATGGGCCATGGTGTCTCAGAGCGggttctttctgttcttctcaaTGAGTTGGATGGTATTGGGCTGAAAGtcacagaaagaagaggaagcaaaCTACAGCTTGAGGGTCAATGTCAAGAACAAAGTGATGAGGAAAGAAAG CTAGAGTATCAGGAAACTTTGAACAAAGATTTTATGGTAGTTGCTGCAACAAATAGACCAGATATGTTGGATGATGCCTTATTGCGTCCTGGAAGGCTAGACAAGGTGATCTATATTCCACCTCCAGATCTGAAG GGAAGgctttccattttgaaaatctgcacagaaaaaattCCATTAGATACTGATGTGTCATTACAAGATGTGGCAGTCCTAACAGACCTCTTCTCTGGAGCTGATATTGAAAATCTGTGCAAGGAG gctgCTTTGTTGGCATTGCAAGAGAATGGACTTGAAGCAACTGCCGTAAAACACGAGCATTTTGTAAAATCATTGAGGACTGTAAAACCATCCTTAAACATAAAAGACTTggaattttatgaaaaattttatAATCAAGAATTAGCCTCTTGA
- the C11H15orf48 gene encoding normal mucosa of esophagus-specific gene 1 protein, protein MNTSFFQLLKAKKELIPLVGVVSFAAVGALSFSAYSLFSKSDVIVNKSGNPEPWETVDPAKPQKLLTIHQKWKPIEELENVRKLTK, encoded by the exons ATGAACACGAGCTTCTTCCAGctactaaaagcaaaaaaagaa CTCATTCCCCTGGTTGGAGTAGTGTCCTTCGCAGCAGTTGGGGCGCTCTCTTTTTCTGCCTATTCCCTATTCAGCAAATCTGATGTGAT CGTTAACAAGAGTGGCAATCCAGAACCCTGGGAAACTGTCGATCCTGCCAAGCCTCAGAAG CTATTAACGATCCATCAGAAATGGAAACCTAtagaagagctggaaaatgtCAGAAAGCTTACGAAGTGA